The window TGCCCAACAGAAAGGCAAAAGAACACAACAGCTAAAAAGGCAGCCAAAGTAGCACAGTCCAGCCACGAACCCACAGTTTACTACAGTTTAACTTGACAGCGGCAGCACTTGTTTTTACTCCTGAAGTTTTCCGCACATAACAGATAGTGAAAGTATTTCAGATGAATGCGAAAGTGACTTTCTGCTTCCGAGCagctcggtgaacagtaaaatcgaaaaaaaataaaaataaaatcaaaaaattccaaaaaaaatctcagagaaatattgacaaaagttctaagtgcttgcaaaaattcatcatAAAATCACATTCCTGTGAGGCGTGGCAAAAAAATAAATTCAGCCttcaaaatgcttttgaaagtagcattttcagagtaccgattttgtttttttgccacgccttctagaaacgtgatttcatgacgaatttttgcaaggacttaaaacttttgtcaatgtttctaccaagaaaatttggatttttttgaattttttttgattttactgttgaATGCAGCTCTTGCATTGTAGTCAGATCACCTCTCATTTTTCATCTGTTTCGCACAATCTCCAAAATTTCACAGGGAAAAAATTGCACAAgctgatggaggaggaggaggaggaggaggaggattaaCCAGCAGAAGTTTAACCCTCATAGTTAAGGAACAAGAACAAATCAAGAGCATTGTACACATACATCTACTAGCATTTAGCAGGAGGTGATCAAAACCCAACCTTATAATTAGTAAAGTGATTAACCATCACCGACGACGCCATCATCTACTAAACCGCTAGTAACTCAGTAAACCTCCTCGGGGATGCTCTGGAGGCCGGGCTCCCACTCCCCGCTCGCCTGCATCCGCCTCGTCTCCTCGGCCGCCCTGCGCATGCTGCGCCGCCGGAGCGACTGCAGCCTCTGCTCGGCGTccgtgctgccgccgccgcccgccgcgcgcTGGCGGCTGCGGCGATCAGCAGACGCCGCTgcggccgccacctcgccgccggtgCCGAGGGCGGCCACCATCTTCTTGAGCTCGCGCTTGCTGACAACGATCTTGACGCGCACCGCGCCGCCCACTTCCTCTCGGGACAGGACGCGGCCGCCGTGGTGCAGCTGCTCGAGGGCCTGCTCTGCCGCCTTGGACTGGTGCCGTCCGGCCACCGCGTCCCTGGGGAAGAAGCACCTGGTCGCCATCGATCTGGCCGCGATACGATCGGtggccgccgacgccgacgccgacgccgcccgcAAGCAAGCGAGCGAGCACTGGTGCGGTGTCCGCCGGCCGGGCAAGTAGTAGTAGCGCTCAGTCCTTCCTCCTCCGACGTTCCTTGCAAGCTACAGCAGAAAGGCTAAAGCAATGGCAAAGTGAATGTGCGGGCTGTCGAGTAATGTGACATGCTAACATGCTTATATACTGGTTGGGGCGCATTAGGGGTTGCCTTTTGGTGAGCCGCGCAGCCCCAAGCCCCCAACTGTCTCCAAATACACCACCtcaggtcactgaccagtgggccagtgCGCAGTGGGGACCTGGCTCCCTCGCCACCTGTGATGAGTGCGTGTCTGTCCCAAACCTTTCTTCTCTGAAAATCAATTAATTAAACATGTACTAACATGGATCAATGCTGCTGTTAATAGATTTACAGAATGGTAAACAAATGCTCTAGCTTTTTTAAGACTCTAAACAATCATGGGACCGAGACTTATTGCCATGGCAGTTGAACAGAGAAATGGATGCCTCACATGGCCGTCCCACTCGCAGTCATTGGGACGATCCATGGGGGGAGGCCCTTGCAAGTAACGTGTTATCACAACGCGATGGAGACTCCAACTCGACGACCCGTGGAGCCTACGGTCGTGTACGTTCTGGTTACGATGGCGAAGTTTGACACGGACACCCTTGGCCACAACAATGACCTCCCATGTTCCCTCTTGCTATTCGGATAAGTTCGATCGCGATCGTGTGGTGGTAGTACGTGCATCCACACATCAGCACATGTATGTGTACTGTGTAGTGTAGGGATGTATGTATGATCGCGTAGCACGGGGTCTGGAGGCGCTGGCGAATTAGCAGTGCATGGTCTTGAAATGCAGGAGGCTCAACTCTGCAATGCTCGATCGATCGCAGGCTTTGAGAGGCATTACCATTGCTGTCCCTTTCAGGTGGTTCGGAACTGAATCCTCTCGCATGGTGACCTGGCTGTGCTGACGGAAACAGTCGAGCGGACGGTCGTAAAAGACGTTGATACATACTGTATGATTTTCTCGAACTCGATCTGAGAATAACATACATGCAATTCCAGCTAACTACTACTCATAACCGTCAGTTAGTTAGCAACGGGCGTCGGATCGGCCTCTCTTGGAAAAACAGGCCTACGCCTCAGGTACGTGGCCACAATTGAACCTGGCACCTATCAGCTCCTGTTTGTTAATCAATGTGATTGTTTGGTTTGACATTGGTTGTTAGCTTGATTAATCCCATTCCTACGTGCCATGATGAGGCGCAATCATCACCAACGTACATCTATACCACATCGACGCGGATCGACGGACGGTGAGCCAACCTCCATGATTGACTGCAAACTGCAACAGTAACGCGGAACCCGCCCGCGACGATCATGATGAAGGCATGACGCGATCCGTCTACACCTTAGCTAGACTAGTACGTAGATCCGTTGTCCGTAGCACGCCAAGTGTATGTACAATTACAAACGACGAGATTGCATCACCAAACTAGGATGCACCCTACGGGGGGCTGGGGTCGTTGAGGGAGTGAGTAGCTAGCTGGTGACACGCATCCATGATTGATCGATGCACGATGTTAATTTACAGATCAATCCTCCCAGTGTGTGAAACGAATTCTACTACCACTCCGGATCGAGTGCTACTACTAATTGGTTTCCTCTGCTCATGATTAACTTAACTAACTTGTCAATGCGCAGTCTTTGGCAGTTTGGCTTCCTTCAGGAGGGCTTGAAAATTAGCAAGCTAGCTTTGGGGCTGTGTACAGTGCATTGCAGGCCATGTTTTGAGGAGGAAGTAACATGGGGCGGATGCAGCTAGGTCCGTCGTAGCAGCCATTTCTTTGTGTGCAAACCAAACCACTGCATAAACAAACACACAGACAGATAAACAATCCCATGGAGCTGACGAGGATAATAGCTTTCTTCACATGCACAAAAGCTAAgggtgcgtttggttgcaagggcgGTCATAAATGGGTTTGGATCGTTCaaaaaatagacatgtttggttataaagcacatgaatggttcgagccaaaaaaagagaatatgccatgaagatgctgaaccgttccacccaaccaaatcggtcgaatcaaatggccaccctttgcatgcatgactatgtgagcatgactggtggtcccgtcctaaataattagctcaccacttatattcagccaaacacatgaattgaatggttcaatcccaaaaaaattgaacggtcccaacccattcatacgacaccttcaaccaaacgcatcctaagatccCGCGCTGTATTTCGCGTGCTGTGGGCCCGCGGCGTCGATCGCCCTGGCCCCACACGCCAGCCGCATCTCTTCTCAGGTGTGGGCAGACTAAATACCTGATGCCCATATCATGGCCCGATTGGTTTGGTCTTCTCGTGATAACTCGCTCCGCTGGCCGCTTGGTAGTATGCTTGAGGGAAGGTTCCTCCTATGTGATACACCATGAGCACTGTGGCAAAGCGTGGTTAAACCGGGCAGCTAGCTAGCTCTGCGGCTGTTCTTGTTTGCTTGCGTCCAAAGCCCGGAATACATGCAGCCAAGCCAAGTACGTGAGGTGTCCACGCTACGGACAAAGTGCATGTGTTGGCCGCTGCTTTTCAGGTCGAAATTATGTGTCCGAGCGTTTTCATGTTGTGGGCTAGTACCTAGTAGTATCTCGGTCTCGGCGGAGTTTGCGTTGAGACCACTGTATTCCGTGATGGATCTAGCGCGAAATGCGAATCGGACGCTTGTTTGCTAAGCTTAAATATGAAATCACCTAGGCTAGCCATAGCAGCCTAGCAAAGGTATTGTGTTACTTTGCAATGAAGGATGCAATATTTTACCTGAGTAGTACTGCTAGTTAGGTTGACCAATTAGCACCCGTTTATTCAGCATGTAATCTTGCAGTAAACAATGAGATAGATCAGCAATATATTACTCTAGAACGGTTTTTGAGATCAACACATTTTTTAAAGTAATGTGATCAACATTGGCATACACGACAGACACGTACGCATAGCTAAGTACGAAGCTCGTCGGTACCTGCACCACGAATTCTTgtttattagaggtaacatgtaCTTCATGTCAAAAAAAGATGTAACATGTACTTGATCGGTTAGGCGCAGTGCACACGATTAAATA is drawn from Triticum dicoccoides isolate Atlit2015 ecotype Zavitan chromosome 6B, WEW_v2.0, whole genome shotgun sequence and contains these coding sequences:
- the LOC119323567 gene encoding uncharacterized protein LOC119323567, coding for MATRCFFPRDAVAGRHQSKAAEQALEQLHHGGRVLSREEVGGAVRVKIVVSKRELKKMVAALGTGGEVAAAAASADRRSRQRAAGGGGSTDAEQRLQSLRRRSMRRAAEETRRMQASGEWEPGLQSIPEEVY